In Sardina pilchardus chromosome 8, fSarPil1.1, whole genome shotgun sequence, a genomic segment contains:
- the mtmr3 gene encoding myotubularin-related protein 3 isoform X2, translating into MEEEGQQSLECIQANQIFPRKPPVLEQDDLQVPYAELHGEFTQYVGRAEDAIIAMSSYRLHIKFKESIVNVPLQLIESVECRDMFQLHITCKDCKVVRCQFSTLEQCQEWLKRLVAAIRPPAHLEELFAFAYHAWCVDVYTGEKEQHGQLCRPGDHVTSRFQSEVERMGFDTQNAWRVSHINSKHKLCPSYPQQLLVPAWITDKELENVAAFRSWKRIPAVVYRHQSTGAVIARCGQPEVSWWGWRNADDEHLVQSIAKACAVDASGTHKPLTHSSCSRDLSNGTDLSDTDFESSMTNSSEVESLAIQPHKLLILDARSYAAAVANRAKGGGCECPEYYPNCEVVFMGMANIHSIRKSFQALRFLCTQMPDPANWLSALENTKWLQHLSLLLKAALLVVNAVDRDHRPVLVHCSDGWDRTPQIAALGKILLDPYYRTVEGFQVLVETEWLDFGHKFADRCGHGENVEDLNERCPVFLQWLDCVHQLQRQFPCSFEFNEAFLVKLVQHTYSCLYGTFLCNSGKEREERLSQEKTCSVWSLLRPANRAFRNMLYSSHSEAVLHPVCHVRNLLLWTAVYLPSSLPTTPSDDSCAPYPNPEDQPLGRRSKTRSFDNLPSACEVFPNRRSSDPSLNEKWQEHRRSLELNIGAGPESDQDESPAGQNGTLVGPAGARTGLVDGAEQENAENVMVNGTRTGRVMGEGLNGEEEEPAVSVDVSAGQVENVLQEATEDAAGVAGRRQKINGHGGGRAVVHGNGVCPNGTADASDGVSNGVDSSPGDESPAALKPSDLHTHAVNGTLPDAPTPEAQGAPESQEPTSHTPPPSSHRTPAPLRTMSNGGTGAGSSAEQPVRPDHQPPPPPESLVKRLSLLESSTETLTEEGTNPVPRPDSLAPTRPDGSGSEPDDANPELGIAGTTRRPSSGTPSAQRPSLSALAPVPPAQDNPGHHHHHHHLLHLHHHPCNGESWEPEPGTPQQWARSNGEQRAPLSRQLSAASCGSQTLQSSPAVMPACVPAACPYLPAQQLPPSHPLRRASCSQHRCPHAGLAPRPAASPEAGQSRSHLDEDGLALHTDAVQQRLRQIEAGHQAEVEALKRQVQELWSRLESQQATGALRLNGDLGDELTSIADSDFNLDPNCLSRCSTEFFSEASWEQVDKQDTEVTRWYPDHLAAQCYGCESRFWLATRRHHCRNCGNVFCGSCCDQKIPVPSQQLFEPSRVCRSCFTSLQAAATPKQMELERPITASSN; encoded by the exons gaggaggaggggcagcaGAGCTTGGAGTGCATCCAAGCCAATCAGATCTTCCCCAGGAAGCCCCCAGTCCTGGAGCAAGATGACctgcag gtgcccTACGCTGAGCTGCATGGAGAGTTCACCCAGTATGTGGGGAGAGCGGAGGACGCCATCATCGCCATGTCCAGCTACCGGCTGCACATCAAGTTCAAGGAGTCCATCGTCAAC gTTCCTCTCCAGTTGATTGAGAGTGTGGAATGTCGGGACATGTTCCAGCTGCACATCACCTGCAAGGACTGCAAAGTcgtaag gtgccaGTTCTCCACACTCGAGCAGTGTCAGGAATGGCTGAAGCGTCTGGTGGCTGCGATTAGACCTCCAGCCCACCTGGAGGAGCTGTTTGCCTTCGCCTACCACGCCTGGTGTGTGGACGTCTACACCGGAGAGAAGGAGCAGCACGGACAGCTCTGCAGGCCAG gcgaTCACGTGACCTCTCGCTTTCAGAGCGAAGTGGAGCGCATGGGCTTCGACACTCAGAACGCCTGGAGGGTCTCCCACATCAACAGCAAACACAA gCTGTGCCCCAGCTACCCTCAGCAGCTGCTGGTGCCCGCATGGATCACAGATAAGGAGCTAGAGAACGTGGCCGCCTTCCGCTCCTGGAAGAGGATCCCAGCTGTcgtctacag GCACCAGAGCACGGGTGCGGTGATCGCACGCTGTGGTCAGCCGGAGGTGAGCTGGTGGGGGTGGCGGAACGCCGACGACGAGCACCTGGTCCAGTCCATCGCCAAGGCCTGCGCAGTGGACGCCAGCGGCACACACaagcccctcacacacagctcctgcTCACGAGACCTCTCCAACGGCACCGACCTCTCCGACACCGACTTTG AGTCGTCCATGACCAACAGCTCGGAGGTGGAGAGTCTGGCCATCCAGCCTCATAAGCTGCTGATCCTGGACGCCCGCTCCTACGCCGCCGCAGTGGCCAACAGAGCCAAGGGAGGAGGCTGCGAATGCCCag aGTACTACCCCAACTGTGAGGTGGTGTTCATGGGCATGGCCAACATCCATTCCATCCGCAAGAGTTTCCAGGCTCTTCGCTTCCTCTGCACACAGATGCCTGATCCAGCcaa CTGGCTGTCTGCCCTGGAGAACACCAAGTGGCTGCAGCACCTGTCCCTGCTGCTGAAGGCGGCTCTGCTGGTGGTCAACGCCGTGGACCGAGACCACCGGCCCGTGCTCGTGCACTGCTCCGACGGCTGGGACCGCACGCCACAGATCGCCGCCCTCGGCAAGATCCTGCTGGACCCCTACTACCGCACCGTGGAG GGCTTCCAGGTGCTGGTGGAGACGGAGTGGCTGGACTTCGGCCACAAGTTCGCCGACCGCTGCGGCCACGGCGAGAACGTCGAGGACCTGAACGAGCGCTGCCCGGTCTTCCTGCAGTGGCTCGACTGCGTCCACCAGCTGCAGAGACAGTTCCCGTGCTCCTTCGAGTTCAACGAGGCCTTCCTG GTGAAGCTGGTGCAGCACACCTACTCGTGTCTGTACGGGACGTTCCTGTGCAACAGCGGTAAGGAGCGGGAGGAGCGTCTGAGCCAGGAGAAGACCTGCTCCGTGTGGTCGCTGCTGCGGCCCGCCAACAGAGCCTTCCGGAACATGCTCTACTCCTCACACTCTGAGGCC GTATTGCACCCTGTGTGCCACGTGCGGAACCTGTTGCTGTGGACGGCGGTGTACCTGCCCAGCTCCTTGCCCACCACGCCCTCGGACGACTCCTGTGCCCCCTACCCCAACCCCGAGGACCAGCCCCTGGGCAG GCGGTCAAAGACGCGGTCGTTTGACAACCTTCCGAGCGCGTGCGAGGTGTTTCCCAACCGCCGCTCGAGCGACCCCAGCCTGAACGAGAAGTGGCAGGAGCACCGGCGCTCCCTGGAGCTGAACATCGGCGCCGGACCGGAGTCGGACCAGGACGAGAGTCCCGCCGGGCAGAACGGAACGCTGGTCGGACCTGCCGGCGCCAGAACGGGGCTGGTGGACGGGGCGGAACAAGAGAACGCGGAGAACGTGATGGTCAACGGCACGAGGACAGGAAGGGTGATGGGGGAGGGGCTaaacggagaggaggaggagccagcgGTGTCAGTGGACGTGTCTGCCGGCCAGGTGGAGAACGTTCTACAGGAGGCGACGGAGGATGCGGCAGGAGTCGCCGGACGGCGGCAGAAGATCAACGGCCACGGCGGCGGCAGGGCGGTCGTCCACGGCAACGGCGTCTGCCCGAACGGAACCGCGGACGCGTCGGACGGCGTCTCCAACGGCGTGGACTCCTCTCCCGGGGACGAGAGCCCTGCGGCCCTGAAACCGAGCGACTTGCACACTCACGCCGTGAACGGCACGCTCCCCGACGCTCCCACCCCGGAGGCCCAGGGGGCGCCAGAGAGCCAGGAGCCGacctcacacacccctcccccctcctcccaccgCACGCCCGCCCCCCTCAGGACTATGAGCAACGGCGGAACCGGAGCGGGGTCGTCAGCGGAGCAGCCGGTCAGACCGGACCatcagccgccgccgccgccagagTCGCTGGTCAAGCGCCTGTCCCTGCTGGAGAGCTCCACGGAGACGCTCACCGAGGAGGGGACCAATCCCGTGCCGCGCCCAGACTCCCTGGCGCCCACCAGACCGGACGGTTCCGGCTCCGAGCCCGACGACGCCAACCCGGAGCTGGGCATCGCGGGCACTACCCGTCGGCCCAGCAGTGGCACCCCCAGCGCCCAGCGCCCCTCTCTCAGTGCCTTGGCCCCTGTGCCACCCGCCCAGGACAACCCcgggcaccaccaccaccaccaccacctcctccacctccaccaccacccctgcaaCGGCGAGAGCTGGGAGCCCGAGCCTGGCACCCCTCAGCAGTGGGCGCGGAGCAACGGCGAGCAGCGGGCACCCCTCAGCCGCCAGCTCTCGGCCGCCAGCTGCGGCTCCCAGACGCTCCAGTCCTCGCCCGCCGTCATGCCAGCCTGCGTGCCCGCCGCGTGCCCCTACCTCCCCGCGCAGCAGCTGCCGCCCTCGCACCCCCTGCGCCGCGCCAGCTGCTCCCAGCACCGCTGCCCGCACGCCGGCCTCGCGCCCCGGCCCGCCGCCAGCCCGGAGGCGGGCCAGAGCCGCAGCCACCTGGACGAGGACGGCCTGGCGCTGCACACGGACGCCGTGCAGCAGCGGCTGCGGCAGATCGAGGCCGGGCACCAGGCCGAGGTGGAGGCGCTCAAGCGCCAGGTGCAGGAGCTCTGGAGCCGCCTGGAGAGCCAGCAGGCCACCGGCGCACTACGCCTCAACGGGGACCTGGGGGACGAACtg ACCTCAATAGCGGACTCCGACTTCAACCTGGACCCAAACTGCCTGTCGCGTTGCAGCACCGAGTTCTTCTCAGAAGCCAGCTGGGAGCAGGTGGACAAGCAGGACACTGAG gtgacGCGGTGGTACCCGGACCACTTGGCGGCTCAGTGCTACGGCTGTGAGAGCAGGTTCTGGTTGGCTACCAGGAGACACCACTGCag GAACTGTGGGAACGTGTTCTGCGGTAGCTGCTGTGACCAGAAGATCCCGGTGCCGAGCCAGCAGCTGTTTGAGCCCAGCCGCGTGTGCAGGAGCTGCTTCACCAGCCTGCAGGCCGCCGCCACGCCCAAACAGATGGAGCTGGAGCGCCCCATCACCGCCAGCTCCAACTAG
- the mtmr3 gene encoding myotubularin-related protein 3 isoform X1: MEEEGQQSLECIQANQIFPRKPPVLEQDDLQVPYAELHGEFTQYVGRAEDAIIAMSSYRLHIKFKESIVNVPLQLIESVECRDMFQLHITCKDCKVVRCQFSTLEQCQEWLKRLVAAIRPPAHLEELFAFAYHAWCVDVYTGEKEQHGQLCRPGDHVTSRFQSEVERMGFDTQNAWRVSHINSKHKLCPSYPQQLLVPAWITDKELENVAAFRSWKRIPAVVYRHQSTGAVIARCGQPEVSWWGWRNADDEHLVQSIAKACAVDASGTHKPLTHSSCSRDLSNGTDLSDTDFESSMTNSSEVESLAIQPHKLLILDARSYAAAVANRAKGGGCECPEYYPNCEVVFMGMANIHSIRKSFQALRFLCTQMPDPANWLSALENTKWLQHLSLLLKAALLVVNAVDRDHRPVLVHCSDGWDRTPQIAALGKILLDPYYRTVEGFQVLVETEWLDFGHKFADRCGHGENVEDLNERCPVFLQWLDCVHQLQRQFPCSFEFNEAFLVKLVQHTYSCLYGTFLCNSGKEREERLSQEKTCSVWSLLRPANRAFRNMLYSSHSEAVLHPVCHVRNLLLWTAVYLPSSLPTTPSDDSCAPYPNPEDQPLGRRSKTRSFDNLPSACEVFPNRRSSDPSLNEKWQEHRRSLELNIGAGPESDQDESPAGQNGTLVGPAGARTGLVDGAEQENAENVMVNGTRTGRVMGEGLNGEEEEPAVSVDVSAGQVENVLQEATEDAAGVAGRRQKINGHGGGRAVVHGNGVCPNGTADASDGVSNGVDSSPGDESPAALKPSDLHTHAVNGTLPDAPTPEAQGAPESQEPTSHTPPPSSHRTPAPLRTMSNGGTGAGSSAEQPVRPDHQPPPPPESLVKRLSLLESSTETLTEEGTNPVPRPDSLAPTRPDGSGSEPDDANPELGIAGTTRRPSSGTPSAQRPSLSALAPVPPAQDNPGHHHHHHHLLHLHHHPCNGESWEPEPGTPQQWARSNGEQRAPLSRQLSAASCGSQTLQSSPAVMPACVPAACPYLPAQQLPPSHPLRRASCSQHRCPHAGLAPRPAASPEAGQSRSHLDEDGLALHTDAVQQRLRQIEAGHQAEVEALKRQVQELWSRLESQQATGALRLNGDLGDELTSIADSDFNLDPNCLSRCSTEFFSEASWEQVDKQDTEVTRWYPDHLAAQCYGCESRFWLATRRHHCRTKPPIEEAWNCGNVFCGSCCDQKIPVPSQQLFEPSRVCRSCFTSLQAAATPKQMELERPITASSN; the protein is encoded by the exons gaggaggaggggcagcaGAGCTTGGAGTGCATCCAAGCCAATCAGATCTTCCCCAGGAAGCCCCCAGTCCTGGAGCAAGATGACctgcag gtgcccTACGCTGAGCTGCATGGAGAGTTCACCCAGTATGTGGGGAGAGCGGAGGACGCCATCATCGCCATGTCCAGCTACCGGCTGCACATCAAGTTCAAGGAGTCCATCGTCAAC gTTCCTCTCCAGTTGATTGAGAGTGTGGAATGTCGGGACATGTTCCAGCTGCACATCACCTGCAAGGACTGCAAAGTcgtaag gtgccaGTTCTCCACACTCGAGCAGTGTCAGGAATGGCTGAAGCGTCTGGTGGCTGCGATTAGACCTCCAGCCCACCTGGAGGAGCTGTTTGCCTTCGCCTACCACGCCTGGTGTGTGGACGTCTACACCGGAGAGAAGGAGCAGCACGGACAGCTCTGCAGGCCAG gcgaTCACGTGACCTCTCGCTTTCAGAGCGAAGTGGAGCGCATGGGCTTCGACACTCAGAACGCCTGGAGGGTCTCCCACATCAACAGCAAACACAA gCTGTGCCCCAGCTACCCTCAGCAGCTGCTGGTGCCCGCATGGATCACAGATAAGGAGCTAGAGAACGTGGCCGCCTTCCGCTCCTGGAAGAGGATCCCAGCTGTcgtctacag GCACCAGAGCACGGGTGCGGTGATCGCACGCTGTGGTCAGCCGGAGGTGAGCTGGTGGGGGTGGCGGAACGCCGACGACGAGCACCTGGTCCAGTCCATCGCCAAGGCCTGCGCAGTGGACGCCAGCGGCACACACaagcccctcacacacagctcctgcTCACGAGACCTCTCCAACGGCACCGACCTCTCCGACACCGACTTTG AGTCGTCCATGACCAACAGCTCGGAGGTGGAGAGTCTGGCCATCCAGCCTCATAAGCTGCTGATCCTGGACGCCCGCTCCTACGCCGCCGCAGTGGCCAACAGAGCCAAGGGAGGAGGCTGCGAATGCCCag aGTACTACCCCAACTGTGAGGTGGTGTTCATGGGCATGGCCAACATCCATTCCATCCGCAAGAGTTTCCAGGCTCTTCGCTTCCTCTGCACACAGATGCCTGATCCAGCcaa CTGGCTGTCTGCCCTGGAGAACACCAAGTGGCTGCAGCACCTGTCCCTGCTGCTGAAGGCGGCTCTGCTGGTGGTCAACGCCGTGGACCGAGACCACCGGCCCGTGCTCGTGCACTGCTCCGACGGCTGGGACCGCACGCCACAGATCGCCGCCCTCGGCAAGATCCTGCTGGACCCCTACTACCGCACCGTGGAG GGCTTCCAGGTGCTGGTGGAGACGGAGTGGCTGGACTTCGGCCACAAGTTCGCCGACCGCTGCGGCCACGGCGAGAACGTCGAGGACCTGAACGAGCGCTGCCCGGTCTTCCTGCAGTGGCTCGACTGCGTCCACCAGCTGCAGAGACAGTTCCCGTGCTCCTTCGAGTTCAACGAGGCCTTCCTG GTGAAGCTGGTGCAGCACACCTACTCGTGTCTGTACGGGACGTTCCTGTGCAACAGCGGTAAGGAGCGGGAGGAGCGTCTGAGCCAGGAGAAGACCTGCTCCGTGTGGTCGCTGCTGCGGCCCGCCAACAGAGCCTTCCGGAACATGCTCTACTCCTCACACTCTGAGGCC GTATTGCACCCTGTGTGCCACGTGCGGAACCTGTTGCTGTGGACGGCGGTGTACCTGCCCAGCTCCTTGCCCACCACGCCCTCGGACGACTCCTGTGCCCCCTACCCCAACCCCGAGGACCAGCCCCTGGGCAG GCGGTCAAAGACGCGGTCGTTTGACAACCTTCCGAGCGCGTGCGAGGTGTTTCCCAACCGCCGCTCGAGCGACCCCAGCCTGAACGAGAAGTGGCAGGAGCACCGGCGCTCCCTGGAGCTGAACATCGGCGCCGGACCGGAGTCGGACCAGGACGAGAGTCCCGCCGGGCAGAACGGAACGCTGGTCGGACCTGCCGGCGCCAGAACGGGGCTGGTGGACGGGGCGGAACAAGAGAACGCGGAGAACGTGATGGTCAACGGCACGAGGACAGGAAGGGTGATGGGGGAGGGGCTaaacggagaggaggaggagccagcgGTGTCAGTGGACGTGTCTGCCGGCCAGGTGGAGAACGTTCTACAGGAGGCGACGGAGGATGCGGCAGGAGTCGCCGGACGGCGGCAGAAGATCAACGGCCACGGCGGCGGCAGGGCGGTCGTCCACGGCAACGGCGTCTGCCCGAACGGAACCGCGGACGCGTCGGACGGCGTCTCCAACGGCGTGGACTCCTCTCCCGGGGACGAGAGCCCTGCGGCCCTGAAACCGAGCGACTTGCACACTCACGCCGTGAACGGCACGCTCCCCGACGCTCCCACCCCGGAGGCCCAGGGGGCGCCAGAGAGCCAGGAGCCGacctcacacacccctcccccctcctcccaccgCACGCCCGCCCCCCTCAGGACTATGAGCAACGGCGGAACCGGAGCGGGGTCGTCAGCGGAGCAGCCGGTCAGACCGGACCatcagccgccgccgccgccagagTCGCTGGTCAAGCGCCTGTCCCTGCTGGAGAGCTCCACGGAGACGCTCACCGAGGAGGGGACCAATCCCGTGCCGCGCCCAGACTCCCTGGCGCCCACCAGACCGGACGGTTCCGGCTCCGAGCCCGACGACGCCAACCCGGAGCTGGGCATCGCGGGCACTACCCGTCGGCCCAGCAGTGGCACCCCCAGCGCCCAGCGCCCCTCTCTCAGTGCCTTGGCCCCTGTGCCACCCGCCCAGGACAACCCcgggcaccaccaccaccaccaccacctcctccacctccaccaccacccctgcaaCGGCGAGAGCTGGGAGCCCGAGCCTGGCACCCCTCAGCAGTGGGCGCGGAGCAACGGCGAGCAGCGGGCACCCCTCAGCCGCCAGCTCTCGGCCGCCAGCTGCGGCTCCCAGACGCTCCAGTCCTCGCCCGCCGTCATGCCAGCCTGCGTGCCCGCCGCGTGCCCCTACCTCCCCGCGCAGCAGCTGCCGCCCTCGCACCCCCTGCGCCGCGCCAGCTGCTCCCAGCACCGCTGCCCGCACGCCGGCCTCGCGCCCCGGCCCGCCGCCAGCCCGGAGGCGGGCCAGAGCCGCAGCCACCTGGACGAGGACGGCCTGGCGCTGCACACGGACGCCGTGCAGCAGCGGCTGCGGCAGATCGAGGCCGGGCACCAGGCCGAGGTGGAGGCGCTCAAGCGCCAGGTGCAGGAGCTCTGGAGCCGCCTGGAGAGCCAGCAGGCCACCGGCGCACTACGCCTCAACGGGGACCTGGGGGACGAACtg ACCTCAATAGCGGACTCCGACTTCAACCTGGACCCAAACTGCCTGTCGCGTTGCAGCACCGAGTTCTTCTCAGAAGCCAGCTGGGAGCAGGTGGACAAGCAGGACACTGAG gtgacGCGGTGGTACCCGGACCACTTGGCGGCTCAGTGCTACGGCTGTGAGAGCAGGTTCTGGTTGGCTACCAGGAGACACCACTGCag AACCAAACCACCTATAGAAGAGGCCTG GAACTGTGGGAACGTGTTCTGCGGTAGCTGCTGTGACCAGAAGATCCCGGTGCCGAGCCAGCAGCTGTTTGAGCCCAGCCGCGTGTGCAGGAGCTGCTTCACCAGCCTGCAGGCCGCCGCCACGCCCAAACAGATGGAGCTGGAGCGCCCCATCACCGCCAGCTCCAACTAG